Proteins from one Hyperolius riggenbachi isolate aHypRig1 chromosome 2, aHypRig1.pri, whole genome shotgun sequence genomic window:
- the LSM10 gene encoding U7 snRNA-associated Sm-like protein LSm10 isoform X1, whose translation MCVFVGGFAGIIMEVSHSVKERTIAENSLVILLQGLHGLVTSVDLRDESSARGVVINVDAFMNIRLEKVTYTDRWGKDSKLDDLFINGRNVRYVHIPEEVDIIQTIEGQLKKIQNVRGFGGKGRKEFAPKNKK comes from the exons atgtgtgtgtttgtggg TGGGTTTGCTGGTATAATCATGGAGGTAAGCCATTCTGTGAAGGAAAGGACAATTGCAGAGAACAGCTTAGTCATTCTTCTGCAAGGACTGCATGGACTTGTCACCTCTGTTGATCTTCGGGATGAAAGTTCTGCCAGAGGTGTTGTTATAAATGTAGATGCTTTCATGAACATACGCCTGGAAAAGGTCACTTACACAGATCGTTGGGGTAAGGATTCCAAACTGGATGACTTGTTTATTAATGGACGCAATGTGCGTTATGTTCATATTCCAGAGGAGGTGGATATCATTCAAACTATTGAAGGACAGCTGAAGAAAATACAAAATGTTCGTGGATTTGGTGGAAAGGGAAGAAAGGAGTTTGCTCCTAAGAACAAAAAATGA
- the LSM10 gene encoding U7 snRNA-associated Sm-like protein LSm10 isoform X2, with translation MEVSHSVKERTIAENSLVILLQGLHGLVTSVDLRDESSARGVVINVDAFMNIRLEKVTYTDRWGKDSKLDDLFINGRNVRYVHIPEEVDIIQTIEGQLKKIQNVRGFGGKGRKEFAPKNKK, from the coding sequence ATGGAGGTAAGCCATTCTGTGAAGGAAAGGACAATTGCAGAGAACAGCTTAGTCATTCTTCTGCAAGGACTGCATGGACTTGTCACCTCTGTTGATCTTCGGGATGAAAGTTCTGCCAGAGGTGTTGTTATAAATGTAGATGCTTTCATGAACATACGCCTGGAAAAGGTCACTTACACAGATCGTTGGGGTAAGGATTCCAAACTGGATGACTTGTTTATTAATGGACGCAATGTGCGTTATGTTCATATTCCAGAGGAGGTGGATATCATTCAAACTATTGAAGGACAGCTGAAGAAAATACAAAATGTTCGTGGATTTGGTGGAAAGGGAAGAAAGGAGTTTGCTCCTAAGAACAAAAAATGA